From the genome of Glycine max cultivar Williams 82 chromosome 2, Glycine_max_v4.0, whole genome shotgun sequence, one region includes:
- the LOC100803239 gene encoding 40S ribosomal protein S5, translating to MAEIETTVPDPTQIDVKLFNRWSFEDVEVNDMSLADYIGVSPSKHATYVPHTAGRYSVKRFRKAQCPIVERLTNSLMMHGRNNGKKLMAVRIIKHAMEIIHLLTDLNPIQVIVDAVINSGPREDATRIGSAGVVRRQAVDISPLRRVNQAIYLLTTGAREAAFRNIKTIAECLADELINAAKGSSNSYAIKKKDEIERVAKANR from the exons ATGGCTGAAATCGAAACTACCGTTCCAGATCCCACCCAAATCGACGTCAAACTCTTCAATCGCTGGAGCTTCGAGGATGTTGAG GTTAATGATATGTCTCTGGCTGATTACATTGGAGTGTCCCCATCAAAGCATGCTACATATGTTCCTCACACTGCTGGTAGGTACTCAGTGAAGAGGTTCAGGAAAGCGCAGTGCCCCATTGTTGAGAGGCTCACCAACTCTCTGATGATGCACGGGAGGAACAATGGAAAGAAGCTCATGGCTGTCAGGATTATCAAGCATGCCATGGAGATCATCCACTTGCTCACTGACCTGAACCCAATTCAGGTCATTGTTGATGCCGTCATCAATAG TGGTCCCCGTGAAGATGCAACTAGAATTGGTTCTGCTGGAGTGGTGAGGAGACAGGCTGTTGATATCTCACCCCTTCGACGTGTTAATCAGGCTATATATCTTCTAACAACAGGTGCTCGGGAAGCTGCTTTCAGAAACATCAAGACAATTGCTGAATGCTTGGCCGATGAACTTATTAATGCAGCCAAAGGTTCATCCAATAG TTATGCTATCAAGAAAAAGGATGAAATTGAGAGAGTTGCCAAGGCTAATCGTTAA